A genomic window from Candidatus Kouleothrix ribensis includes:
- a CDS encoding alanine dehydrogenase — protein MKIGIPREVRAGEARVGMTPAGVRELVRMGHHVWIERGAGVRSGFADQAYIDAGAELVYSPQEVYWRADLVIKVVRPTAPEFAMLKDGTTLLGFLQLASARQQKIEALLDKRITAIALESIATDTGDLPVIHAMSQIGGRMMPGLAARYLEIEGGGNGVLLAGVPGVPPAEVVIIGTGVFGQVAARAFTRVGASVYALDRQVQQLLATERRCEPGRVATMMAHPENIAKVIRFADVVVTAAGVSGQRAPILIDEQLLREMRTGSLIMDVSINQGGCVATSRPTSHADPVFRHAGITHYCVPNIPAAVARTATHALANITWPFIEHIVSRGTDQAIAENRAVARGVWTHRGELVQYTPAHEQEVTPWD, from the coding sequence ATGAAGATTGGCATCCCCCGTGAAGTGCGCGCGGGCGAGGCACGTGTAGGCATGACCCCGGCCGGCGTACGCGAGCTTGTGCGCATGGGCCACCATGTATGGATTGAACGTGGTGCCGGCGTGCGCAGCGGCTTTGCCGACCAGGCCTACATCGACGCTGGCGCCGAGCTGGTCTACTCGCCGCAAGAGGTATACTGGCGCGCCGATCTGGTGATCAAGGTGGTGCGGCCAACCGCCCCTGAGTTCGCGATGCTGAAAGACGGCACGACACTGCTGGGCTTTCTCCAGCTGGCCTCGGCGCGGCAGCAGAAGATCGAGGCGCTGCTAGACAAGCGCATCACCGCGATTGCGCTTGAGTCGATCGCGACCGATACTGGCGACTTGCCGGTGATCCATGCCATGAGCCAGATCGGCGGGCGCATGATGCCCGGCCTGGCGGCGCGCTACCTCGAGATCGAGGGTGGCGGCAACGGCGTGTTGCTAGCCGGCGTGCCCGGTGTGCCGCCGGCCGAGGTGGTGATCATTGGCACGGGCGTGTTCGGCCAGGTTGCGGCGCGCGCCTTCACGCGCGTCGGCGCCAGCGTCTACGCGCTCGATCGGCAGGTACAGCAGCTGCTGGCCACCGAGCGCCGCTGCGAGCCGGGCCGCGTCGCCACCATGATGGCGCACCCCGAGAATATCGCCAAAGTCATCCGCTTCGCCGATGTGGTTGTGACGGCGGCCGGCGTCTCGGGCCAGCGCGCACCGATCCTGATCGACGAGCAGCTGCTGCGCGAGATGCGCACCGGCAGCCTGATCATGGACGTGTCGATCAACCAGGGTGGCTGCGTGGCCACCAGCCGGCCGACCTCGCACGCCGATCCGGTGTTTCGCCACGCCGGCATCACGCACTACTGTGTGCCGAATATCCCTGCCGCTGTGGCGCGTACTGCGACGCACGCGCTGGCGAATATTACCTGGCCATTCATCGAGCATATTGTGTCGCGTGGTACTGATCAGGCGATTGCCGAGAATCGCGCAGTGGCGCGCGGCGTCTGGACGCATCGCGGCGAGCTGGTGCAGTATACCCCCGCGCACGAGCAGGAAGTTACACCATGGGATTAA